In one Nicotiana sylvestris chromosome 8, ASM39365v2, whole genome shotgun sequence genomic region, the following are encoded:
- the LOC104221412 gene encoding uncharacterized protein has protein sequence MEDLMKAFIIKKDERFETHGAIIRNFKRQVGQIVSLLSKRSPGTLHADTERNPKETINAMSLKNGKALQDPMVTQKDELTGNQVKTKEEKKNDEHHRSELRAEQEDGLKKKNKSEVPTGRRKTNKEVMARLKIVHVKLLSQMPVYAKFLKEILSNKWKVEETLVVKLTDHCSVILQNKFLQKCGDTDSFTIPYSLGSTKILKILCVIQTTIKPEEILEDVLVRVDKFVFPMDCIVVNMEENKEVPLILGKPFLAISRSLLDIQERQLMLRVGDERAMFKMKEAIGAPRHESIAHSEFKEKP, from the exons ATGGAAGATTTAATGAAGGCTTTCATTATTAAGAAAGATGAGAGATTTGAAACTCATGGTGCTATTATCCGAAACTTCAAGAGGCAAGTGGGGCAGATTGTTAGTTTGCTATCCAAGAGGTCTCCAGGAACACTTCATGCGGATACCGAAAGGAATCCCAAGGAAACAATAAATGCAATGTCTTTGAAGAATGGCAAAGCATTGCAGGACCCGATGGTAACACAGAAGGATGAGTTGACTGGAAATCAAGTTAAGACTAaagaggagaagaaaaatgatgagCATCATAGGAGTGAATTAAGGGCAGAGCAAGAGGATGgtctgaagaagaagaacaaatctGAAGTTCCAACGGGAAGAAGAAAGACAAACAAAGAAGTAATGGCGAGACTGAAGATA GTGCATGTTAAGTTACTCTCTCAAATGCCAGTATATGCCAAGTTCCTGAAGGAGATCTTGTCCAACAAGTGGAAAGTGGAAGAGACATTGGTTGTCAAGCTCACAGATCATTGTAGTGTTATACTGCAAAATAAGTTCCTTCAAAAATGTGGAGATACAGATAGTTTCACTATACCTTACTCTTTAGGAAGTACTAAAATTTTGAAAATTCTTTGTGTAATTCAG ACTACAATCAAACCTGAAGAAATACTGGAGGATGTGCTAGTTCGGGTGGACAAATTTGTGTTCCCTATGGACTGTATCGTGGTGAACATGGAAGAGAATAAGGAGGTCCCTCTGATTTTAGGGAAACCTTTCTTGGCTATTAGCCGATCTCTTCTTGATATTCAGGAAAGGCAGCTCATGCTAAGAGTGGGGGACGAAAGAGCGATGTTCAAAATGAAGGAGGCAATAGGTGCACCTAGACACGAGTCGATTGCGCACTCTGAATTCAAGGAAAAGCCCTAA